The Hippoglossus hippoglossus isolate fHipHip1 chromosome 19, fHipHip1.pri, whole genome shotgun sequence genome has a segment encoding these proteins:
- the grid2ipb gene encoding delphilin isoform X5, whose product MPTSNQGWPEDFGFQLGGNGPSYILSVEEGSSAHLAGLQAGDQVLEIEGHNVSTHGPQAVVAIAQTQKNIPPSIGVVSRIQQMDIIPGPDGRFGFTIVGDCPLLVEDCSPCSPAGRAGLRAGDYVMEVNGIPVRQHETAAALIKASQGRTLRLGVLCLGVRQKHSISIDDSQMGGDGARLDRKHKALEFNRKVDQILGDEPEVKEKLFSVLKQYAAEKSVEWLASVLPEILTTDEHRQLISSIRIFIPKKHRQRFDDAVSQNVINRLRRSKSISEPQGRVRRSRSEDHSERHHGSKRASSVPRDGGEPGGRGDNERDRGMRKSVSGIPAHPPIGPNQRIVRVYRGKKNFGFTLRGHAPVCLDSVIPDSPAEECGLKTGDRILFLNGLDMRNCSHEKVVSMLQGSGAMPTLVVEEGSSDFSSDQIDPEDSPCLAPTTLPRSRSPALSSLQWVAEILPPSIKVHGRTFSQQLEHLLTIQERYTVCKSLETFFQHRNVDTLIVDVFPVLDTPAKQLIWQFIYQLLTYDEQERCQGKLSRFLGFKSSAVLEPDVGPEHHRRSSSMRVTGTSYRGIVRERSSDDCIIGTHLGMGIHVDESGSPEERQSGDGTSFPESPDLNHMTGVYTELENVYAGKSVSPLQGGSSAEPERPGQTEAYGRSLSPLTLPPLTGNRKSGLSLSWKEPLPTPVYEIHHQSSVDSNPYVSLESPPASPQPLDSGPNTLTRRKKLFTFSRPPRSRDTDKFLDALSEQLGHRITLVDDFVPGENDYEEIYHGDCHGFRRRAVTMSFQDDQDLGFMPRQLSSGSSEDHSSSSEASYSSGSEPIPPPPTQSPPPPPPFQALIPPPIQFTDPLPPIRFSPERTPRSRMPFQPHHPIIPPPPPPPRTLMSSRSPRHKVLPTREDLEKPHQCFQATPGRLTHSHTTVGSSTLRSSQPSRPCYLPRQLSQPQPIRQTSPQPSPQLLRPSQLVLQRHHQLHHQHSYQGPLPPSLQEDGPSPCMSQGPGASALLSQPPGSHSSLPTHNKVYESRQEHKSQQAAPPPPPPLPPPCDPPPLPKSGQRASDANHMSVKRLRWEQVENSEGTIWGQLGEDSDYDKLTDMVKFLDLDLHFGTQRRSISPPEPAFPPENFKKKDVVEILSHKKAYNASILIAHLKLSPGELRQVLMNMTTNRLEPAHIKQLLLYAPDDDEVKQYEQFEQDPAKLSDPDQFIFQMLMVPEYKTRLRSLHFKTTLQERTEEMKVAYDCIYKASVELRSSKKLAKILEFVLAMGNYLNNGQPKSNRTTSFKINFLTELSTTKTVDGKSTFLHILAKSLCQHFPELLNFSRDLTTVPLAAKVNQRTVTTELSDLHTTIQDIRTACLKIPPTSEDHFASVMSSFLENSHPAIQSLESLQTRAMEEFSKVASYFGEDGKSCSTETFFAIFAAFISKFERALSETQTPENPRSPRLSSPLAW is encoded by the exons ATGCCGACGTCCAATCAGGGCTGGCCGGAGGATTTCGGCTTCCAGCTCGGTGGGAATGGACCCAGCTACATCCTGTCTGTGGAGGAAGGCAGCAGCGCCCACCTGGCCGGGTTGCAAGCGGGGGACCAGGTCCTGGAGATCGAGGGCCACAATGTGTCGACACATGGTCCGCAGGCCGTCGTGGCCATCGCCCAGACTCAGAAGAACATCCCTCCCAGTATCGGAGTGGTGTCCCGTATACAGCAG ATGGACATCATACCAGGTCCGGATGGTCGCTTTGGGTTCACCATCGTTGGGGACTGCCCCCTGCTAGTGGAGGACTGCTCGCCTTGCTCGCCGGCCGGCCGCGCAGGTCTAAGGGCCGGGGATTATGTCATGGAGGTCAACGGCATCCCCGTTAGGCAGCATGAGACGGCCGCGGCGCTGATCAAGGCGTCCCAGGGAAGGACGCTCCGTCTGGGGGTGCTGTGCCTCGGCGTGAGGCAGAAACACAGCATCAGCATAGACGACAGTCAGATGGGGGGAGACGGGGCAAGGCTGGACCGTAAACATAAAGCTCTGGAGTTCAACAGGAAG GTCGACCAGATTCTGGGTGATGAACCTGAAGTGAAAGAGAAACTCTTCAGTGTGCTGAAGCAGTACGCAGCCGAGAAGAGCGTGGAGTGGTTGGCCTCCGTTCTGCCAGAGATACTCACCACTGACGAACATCGACAGCTCATCTCCAGCATCAG AATCTTCATCCCGAAGAAACACCGGCAGCGCTTCGACGACGCCGTCTCCCAGAACGTGATCAACCGGCTCCGCCGCAGCAAGAGCATCAGCGAGCCGCAGGGCAGAGTCCGACGCAGCCGGAGCGAGGATCACTCCGAGCGCCACCACGGATCCAAACGGGCCAGCTCCGTGCCCAGGGATGGAGGGGAACCCGGAGGGAGGGGTGACAACGAGAGGGACAGGGGTATGAGGAAGTCTGTCTCTGGGATTCCAGCACATCCCCCCATCGGACCCAATCAGAG GATCGTTCGTGTCTACAGGGGGAAGAAGAACTTTGGCTTCACGCTGCGAGGTCACGCTCCCGTCTGCCTCGACTCTGTCATCCCAG acAGTCCTGCTGAGGAATGTGGACTGAAAACAGGCGACCGCATTCTCTTCCTCAATGGACTGGACATGAG GAACTGCTCCCATGAGAAGGTGGTGTCCATGCTGCAGGGCAGTGGGGCGATGCCCACtctggtggtggaggagggatCCTCGGACTTCTCTTCAGACCAGATCGACCCAGAGGACTCTCCTTGCCTGGCCCCAACCACGTTGCCACGCTCTAG GTCTCCAGCACTCAGCTCTTTGCAGTGGGTGGCAGAGATCCTTCCACCGAGCATCAAAGTCCACGGGCGAACCTTCAGCCAGCAGCTGGAGCACCTGCTGACCATCCAGGAGAGATACACCGTCTGCAAGTCCCTGGAGACTTTCTTCCAGCACAG gaacGTGGATACACTCATAGTAGACGTGTTCCCGGTGCTGGATACTCCAGCCAAACAGCTGATCTGGCAGTTCATCTACCAGCTGCTGACCTATGACGAGCAGGAGCGCTGTCAGGGCAAACTGTCCCGCTTCCTGGGTTTCAAGAGCAGTG CAGTGTTAGAGCCTGACGTCGGCCCGGAGCACCACCGGCGGAGCAGCTCCATGCGCGTGACGGGGACGTCGTATCGCGGCATCGTCCGAGAGAGGAGCTCTGACGACTGCATCATCGGGACTCACCTGGGAATGG GAATTCATGTCGATGAATCCGGGAGCCCGGAGGAGAGGCAGTCAGGAGATGGAACCTCCTTCCCCGAGTCCCCTGACCTCAATCAT ATGACAGGTGTGTACACGGAGCTGGAGAACGTGTACGCAGGGAAGAGTGTGTCTCCGCTGCAGGGGGGCTCCTCAGCGGAGCCCGAGAGGCCGGGACAGACTGAGGCCTACGggcgctctctctcccccctcacACTCCCCCCTCTCACAG GAAACCGTAAGTCCGGCCTGTCGCTGTCGTGGAAGGAGCCTCTCCCCACTCCTGTGTATGAGATCCACCACCAGAGCAGCGTGGACTCCAACCCCTACGTCAGCCTGGAGAGCCCCCCCGCCTCCCCGCAGCCCTTGGACAGCGGCCCGAACACACTGACCCGCCGCAAGAAGCTGTTCACCTTCTCCCGCCCGCCCCGCAGCCGGGACACCGACAAGTTCTTGGACGCCCTGAGCGAGCAGCTCGGGCACCGGATCACTTTGGTGGATGACTTCGTACCCGGCGAGAACGACTatgaggag ATTTATCACGGTGATTGTCATGGTTTCAGAAGAAGAGCTGTGACT ATGAGTTTCCAGGACGACCAGGACCTGGGCTTCATGCCGCGGCAGctcagcagcggcagcagtgaggatcacagcagcagcagtgaggccTCCTACTCCTCCGGATCCGAGCcgatcccacctcctcccacccaGAGCCCGCCACCCCCACCGCCCTTCCAGGCCCTGATACCCCCTCCCATCCAGTTTACTGACCCCCTCCCACCCATCCGCTTCTCCCCCGAGCGCACCCCCCGCAGCCGCATGCCCTTCCAGCCGCACCACCCCATCATCCCCCCGCCCCCTCCGCCTCCGAGGACCCTCATGTCCAGCCGCTCCCCTCGACACAAAGTGCTCCCCACCAGAGAGGACTTGGAGAAACCTCACCAGTGCTTCCAGGCCACCCCCGGCCGCCTCACGCACAGCCACACCACCGTGGGCTCCAGCACCCTGCGCTCCTCGCAGCCGTCCCGCCCCTGCTACCTCCCGCGCCAGCTCAGCCAGCCCCAGCCCATTCGCCAGACGTCCCCCCAGCCCTCCCCTCAGCTGCTGAGGCCGAGCCAGCTCGTCCTGCAGAGGCACCACCAGCTCCACCACCAACACAGTTACCAGGGCCCCCTGCCGCCATCCCTCCAGGAGGACGGCCCCTCGCCGTGCATGAGCCAAGGCCCCGGAGCCTCGGCGCTTCTCTCCCAGCCTCCAGGGTCTCACTCCAGCCTCCCCACTCACAATAAGGTTTATGAAAGTCGACAGGAACACAAGTCACAGCAG GCTGCACCGCCGCCGCCTccgcccctgcccccaccctgTGACCCACCCCCGCTGCCCAAGTCGGGCCAACGTGCCTCGGACGCGAACCACATGAGCGTGAAGAGGCTGCGCTGGGAGCAGGTGGAGAACTCGGAGGGAACCATTTGGGGTCAG CTCGGCGAGGACTCAGACTATGACAAGCTCACTGACATGGTGAAGTTCTTGGACCTTGATCTGCACTTTGGGACTCAGCGCAGATCCA TCTCTCCTCCAGAGCCAGCCTTCCCTCCTGAgaactttaaaaagaaagacgTGGTGGAGATTCTGTCTCATAAGAAAGCCTACAACGCCt CCATCCTCATCGCCCATTTGAAGCTCTCCCCCGGCGAGCTGCGTCAGGTGTTGATGAACATGACCACCAACAGGCTGGAGCCGGCCCACAtcaagcagctgctgctctaCGCCCCCGACGACGACGAGGTGAAGCAGTACGAGCAGTTCGAGCAGGACCCGGCCAAACTGAGCGATCCCGACCAGTTCATTTTCCAG ATGCTGATGGTGCCTGAGTACAAGACTCGCCTGCGGAGCCTCCACTTCAAGACCACGCTGCaggagaggacggaggagaTGAAGGTCGCGTACGATTGCATCTACAAGGCTTCGGTGGAGCTGAGGAGCAGCAAGAAACTGGCCAAAATCCTGGAG tTTGTCCTCGCCATGGGGAACTACCTGAACAACGGGCAGCCGAAGAGCAACAGAACGACCAGTTTTAAGATCAACTTCCTGACCGAG CTAAGCACGACCAAAACCGTGGACGGAAAATCCACCTTTCTCCACATTCTGGCCAAGTCGCTGTGCCAACACTTCCCCGAGCTGCTCAACTTTTCCAGAGACCTCACAACGGTGCCTCTGGCAGCCAAGG
- the grid2ipb gene encoding delphilin isoform X7, with protein MNCLGIFIPKKHRQRFDDAVSQNVINRLRRSKSISEPQGRVRRSRSEDHSERHHGSKRASSVPRDGGEPGGRGDNERDRGMRKSVSGIPAHPPIGPNQRIVRVYRGKKNFGFTLRGHAPVCLDSVIPDSPAEECGLKTGDRILFLNGLDMRNCSHEKVVSMLQGSGAMPTLVVEEGSSDFSSDQIDPEDSPCLAPTTLPRSRSPALSSLQWVAEILPPSIKVHGRTFSQQLEHLLTIQERYTVCKSLETFFQHRNVDTLIVDVFPVLDTPAKQLIWQFIYQLLTYDEQERCQGKLSRFLGFKSSAVLEPDVGPEHHRRSSSMRVTGTSYRGIVRERSSDDCIIGTHLGMGIHVDESGSPEERQSGDGTSFPESPDLNHMTGVYTELENVYAGKSVSPLQGGSSAEPERPGQTEAYGRSLSPLTLPPLTGNRKSGLSLSWKEPLPTPVYEIHHQSSVDSNPYVSLESPPASPQPLDSGPNTLTRRKKLFTFSRPPRSRDTDKFLDALSEQLGHRITLVDDFVPGENDYEEMSFQDDQDLGFMPRQLSSGSSEDHSSSSEASYSSGSEPIPPPPTQSPPPPPPFQALIPPPIQFTDPLPPIRFSPERTPRSRMPFQPHHPIIPPPPPPPRTLMSSRSPRHKVLPTREDLEKPHQCFQATPGRLTHSHTTVGSSTLRSSQPSRPCYLPRQLSQPQPIRQTSPQPSPQLLRPSQLVLQRHHQLHHQHSYQGPLPPSLQEDGPSPCMSQGPGASALLSQPPGSHSSLPTHNKVYESRQEHKSQQAAPPPPPPLPPPCDPPPLPKSGQRASDANHMSVKRLRWEQVENSEGTIWGQLGEDSDYDKLTDMVKFLDLDLHFGTQRRSKPAFPPENFKKKDVVEILSHKKAYNASILIAHLKLSPGELRQVLMNMTTNRLEPAHIKQLLLYAPDDDEVKQYEQFEQDPAKLSDPDQFIFQMLMVPEYKTRLRSLHFKTTLQERTEEMKVAYDCIYKASVELRSSKKLAKILEFVLAMGNYLNNGQPKSNRTTSFKINFLTELSTTKTVDGKSTFLHILAKSLCQHFPELLNFSRDLTTVPLAAKVNQRTVTTELSDLHTTIQDIRTACLKIPPTSEDHFASVMSSFLENSHPAIQSLESLQTRAMEEFSKVASYFGEDGKSCSTETFFAIFAAFISKFERALSETQTPENPRSPRLSSPLAW; from the exons ATGAATTGTCTGGG AATCTTCATCCCGAAGAAACACCGGCAGCGCTTCGACGACGCCGTCTCCCAGAACGTGATCAACCGGCTCCGCCGCAGCAAGAGCATCAGCGAGCCGCAGGGCAGAGTCCGACGCAGCCGGAGCGAGGATCACTCCGAGCGCCACCACGGATCCAAACGGGCCAGCTCCGTGCCCAGGGATGGAGGGGAACCCGGAGGGAGGGGTGACAACGAGAGGGACAGGGGTATGAGGAAGTCTGTCTCTGGGATTCCAGCACATCCCCCCATCGGACCCAATCAGAG GATCGTTCGTGTCTACAGGGGGAAGAAGAACTTTGGCTTCACGCTGCGAGGTCACGCTCCCGTCTGCCTCGACTCTGTCATCCCAG acAGTCCTGCTGAGGAATGTGGACTGAAAACAGGCGACCGCATTCTCTTCCTCAATGGACTGGACATGAG GAACTGCTCCCATGAGAAGGTGGTGTCCATGCTGCAGGGCAGTGGGGCGATGCCCACtctggtggtggaggagggatCCTCGGACTTCTCTTCAGACCAGATCGACCCAGAGGACTCTCCTTGCCTGGCCCCAACCACGTTGCCACGCTCTAG GTCTCCAGCACTCAGCTCTTTGCAGTGGGTGGCAGAGATCCTTCCACCGAGCATCAAAGTCCACGGGCGAACCTTCAGCCAGCAGCTGGAGCACCTGCTGACCATCCAGGAGAGATACACCGTCTGCAAGTCCCTGGAGACTTTCTTCCAGCACAG gaacGTGGATACACTCATAGTAGACGTGTTCCCGGTGCTGGATACTCCAGCCAAACAGCTGATCTGGCAGTTCATCTACCAGCTGCTGACCTATGACGAGCAGGAGCGCTGTCAGGGCAAACTGTCCCGCTTCCTGGGTTTCAAGAGCAGTG CAGTGTTAGAGCCTGACGTCGGCCCGGAGCACCACCGGCGGAGCAGCTCCATGCGCGTGACGGGGACGTCGTATCGCGGCATCGTCCGAGAGAGGAGCTCTGACGACTGCATCATCGGGACTCACCTGGGAATGG GAATTCATGTCGATGAATCCGGGAGCCCGGAGGAGAGGCAGTCAGGAGATGGAACCTCCTTCCCCGAGTCCCCTGACCTCAATCAT ATGACAGGTGTGTACACGGAGCTGGAGAACGTGTACGCAGGGAAGAGTGTGTCTCCGCTGCAGGGGGGCTCCTCAGCGGAGCCCGAGAGGCCGGGACAGACTGAGGCCTACGggcgctctctctcccccctcacACTCCCCCCTCTCACAG GAAACCGTAAGTCCGGCCTGTCGCTGTCGTGGAAGGAGCCTCTCCCCACTCCTGTGTATGAGATCCACCACCAGAGCAGCGTGGACTCCAACCCCTACGTCAGCCTGGAGAGCCCCCCCGCCTCCCCGCAGCCCTTGGACAGCGGCCCGAACACACTGACCCGCCGCAAGAAGCTGTTCACCTTCTCCCGCCCGCCCCGCAGCCGGGACACCGACAAGTTCTTGGACGCCCTGAGCGAGCAGCTCGGGCACCGGATCACTTTGGTGGATGACTTCGTACCCGGCGAGAACGACTatgaggag ATGAGTTTCCAGGACGACCAGGACCTGGGCTTCATGCCGCGGCAGctcagcagcggcagcagtgaggatcacagcagcagcagtgaggccTCCTACTCCTCCGGATCCGAGCcgatcccacctcctcccacccaGAGCCCGCCACCCCCACCGCCCTTCCAGGCCCTGATACCCCCTCCCATCCAGTTTACTGACCCCCTCCCACCCATCCGCTTCTCCCCCGAGCGCACCCCCCGCAGCCGCATGCCCTTCCAGCCGCACCACCCCATCATCCCCCCGCCCCCTCCGCCTCCGAGGACCCTCATGTCCAGCCGCTCCCCTCGACACAAAGTGCTCCCCACCAGAGAGGACTTGGAGAAACCTCACCAGTGCTTCCAGGCCACCCCCGGCCGCCTCACGCACAGCCACACCACCGTGGGCTCCAGCACCCTGCGCTCCTCGCAGCCGTCCCGCCCCTGCTACCTCCCGCGCCAGCTCAGCCAGCCCCAGCCCATTCGCCAGACGTCCCCCCAGCCCTCCCCTCAGCTGCTGAGGCCGAGCCAGCTCGTCCTGCAGAGGCACCACCAGCTCCACCACCAACACAGTTACCAGGGCCCCCTGCCGCCATCCCTCCAGGAGGACGGCCCCTCGCCGTGCATGAGCCAAGGCCCCGGAGCCTCGGCGCTTCTCTCCCAGCCTCCAGGGTCTCACTCCAGCCTCCCCACTCACAATAAGGTTTATGAAAGTCGACAGGAACACAAGTCACAGCAG GCTGCACCGCCGCCGCCTccgcccctgcccccaccctgTGACCCACCCCCGCTGCCCAAGTCGGGCCAACGTGCCTCGGACGCGAACCACATGAGCGTGAAGAGGCTGCGCTGGGAGCAGGTGGAGAACTCGGAGGGAACCATTTGGGGTCAG CTCGGCGAGGACTCAGACTATGACAAGCTCACTGACATGGTGAAGTTCTTGGACCTTGATCTGCACTTTGGGACTCAGCGCAGATCCA AGCCAGCCTTCCCTCCTGAgaactttaaaaagaaagacgTGGTGGAGATTCTGTCTCATAAGAAAGCCTACAACGCCt CCATCCTCATCGCCCATTTGAAGCTCTCCCCCGGCGAGCTGCGTCAGGTGTTGATGAACATGACCACCAACAGGCTGGAGCCGGCCCACAtcaagcagctgctgctctaCGCCCCCGACGACGACGAGGTGAAGCAGTACGAGCAGTTCGAGCAGGACCCGGCCAAACTGAGCGATCCCGACCAGTTCATTTTCCAG ATGCTGATGGTGCCTGAGTACAAGACTCGCCTGCGGAGCCTCCACTTCAAGACCACGCTGCaggagaggacggaggagaTGAAGGTCGCGTACGATTGCATCTACAAGGCTTCGGTGGAGCTGAGGAGCAGCAAGAAACTGGCCAAAATCCTGGAG tTTGTCCTCGCCATGGGGAACTACCTGAACAACGGGCAGCCGAAGAGCAACAGAACGACCAGTTTTAAGATCAACTTCCTGACCGAG CTAAGCACGACCAAAACCGTGGACGGAAAATCCACCTTTCTCCACATTCTGGCCAAGTCGCTGTGCCAACACTTCCCCGAGCTGCTCAACTTTTCCAGAGACCTCACAACGGTGCCTCTGGCAGCCAAGG
- the grid2ipb gene encoding delphilin isoform X6 — translation MNCLGIFIPKKHRQRFDDAVSQNVINRLRRSKSISEPQGRVRRSRSEDHSERHHGSKRASSVPRDGGEPGGRGDNERDRGMRKSVSGIPAHPPIGPNQRIVRVYRGKKNFGFTLRGHAPVCLDSVIPDSPAEECGLKTGDRILFLNGLDMRNCSHEKVVSMLQGSGAMPTLVVEEGSSDFSSDQIDPEDSPCLAPTTLPRSRSPALSSLQWVAEILPPSIKVHGRTFSQQLEHLLTIQERYTVCKSLETFFQHRNVDTLIVDVFPVLDTPAKQLIWQFIYQLLTYDEQERCQGKLSRFLGFKSSAVLEPDVGPEHHRRSSSMRVTGTSYRGIVRERSSDDCIIGTHLGMGIHVDESGSPEERQSGDGTSFPESPDLNHMTGVYTELENVYAGKSVSPLQGGSSAEPERPGQTEAYGRSLSPLTLPPLTGNRKSGLSLSWKEPLPTPVYEIHHQSSVDSNPYVSLESPPASPQPLDSGPNTLTRRKKLFTFSRPPRSRDTDKFLDALSEQLGHRITLVDDFVPGENDYEEIYHGDCHGFRRRAVTMSFQDDQDLGFMPRQLSSGSSEDHSSSSEASYSSGSEPIPPPPTQSPPPPPPFQALIPPPIQFTDPLPPIRFSPERTPRSRMPFQPHHPIIPPPPPPPRTLMSSRSPRHKVLPTREDLEKPHQCFQATPGRLTHSHTTVGSSTLRSSQPSRPCYLPRQLSQPQPIRQTSPQPSPQLLRPSQLVLQRHHQLHHQHSYQGPLPPSLQEDGPSPCMSQGPGASALLSQPPGSHSSLPTHNKVYESRQEHKSQQAAPPPPPPLPPPCDPPPLPKSGQRASDANHMSVKRLRWEQVENSEGTIWGQLGEDSDYDKLTDMVKFLDLDLHFGTQRRSISPPEPAFPPENFKKKDVVEILSHKKAYNASILIAHLKLSPGELRQVLMNMTTNRLEPAHIKQLLLYAPDDDEVKQYEQFEQDPAKLSDPDQFIFQMLMVPEYKTRLRSLHFKTTLQERTEEMKVAYDCIYKASVELRSSKKLAKILEFVLAMGNYLNNGQPKSNRTTSFKINFLTELSTTKTVDGKSTFLHILAKSLCQHFPELLNFSRDLTTVPLAAKVNQRTVTTELSDLHTTIQDIRTACLKIPPTSEDHFASVMSSFLENSHPAIQSLESLQTRAMEEFSKVASYFGEDGKSCSTETFFAIFAAFISKFERALSETQTPENPRSPRLSSPLAW, via the exons ATGAATTGTCTGGG AATCTTCATCCCGAAGAAACACCGGCAGCGCTTCGACGACGCCGTCTCCCAGAACGTGATCAACCGGCTCCGCCGCAGCAAGAGCATCAGCGAGCCGCAGGGCAGAGTCCGACGCAGCCGGAGCGAGGATCACTCCGAGCGCCACCACGGATCCAAACGGGCCAGCTCCGTGCCCAGGGATGGAGGGGAACCCGGAGGGAGGGGTGACAACGAGAGGGACAGGGGTATGAGGAAGTCTGTCTCTGGGATTCCAGCACATCCCCCCATCGGACCCAATCAGAG GATCGTTCGTGTCTACAGGGGGAAGAAGAACTTTGGCTTCACGCTGCGAGGTCACGCTCCCGTCTGCCTCGACTCTGTCATCCCAG acAGTCCTGCTGAGGAATGTGGACTGAAAACAGGCGACCGCATTCTCTTCCTCAATGGACTGGACATGAG GAACTGCTCCCATGAGAAGGTGGTGTCCATGCTGCAGGGCAGTGGGGCGATGCCCACtctggtggtggaggagggatCCTCGGACTTCTCTTCAGACCAGATCGACCCAGAGGACTCTCCTTGCCTGGCCCCAACCACGTTGCCACGCTCTAG GTCTCCAGCACTCAGCTCTTTGCAGTGGGTGGCAGAGATCCTTCCACCGAGCATCAAAGTCCACGGGCGAACCTTCAGCCAGCAGCTGGAGCACCTGCTGACCATCCAGGAGAGATACACCGTCTGCAAGTCCCTGGAGACTTTCTTCCAGCACAG gaacGTGGATACACTCATAGTAGACGTGTTCCCGGTGCTGGATACTCCAGCCAAACAGCTGATCTGGCAGTTCATCTACCAGCTGCTGACCTATGACGAGCAGGAGCGCTGTCAGGGCAAACTGTCCCGCTTCCTGGGTTTCAAGAGCAGTG CAGTGTTAGAGCCTGACGTCGGCCCGGAGCACCACCGGCGGAGCAGCTCCATGCGCGTGACGGGGACGTCGTATCGCGGCATCGTCCGAGAGAGGAGCTCTGACGACTGCATCATCGGGACTCACCTGGGAATGG GAATTCATGTCGATGAATCCGGGAGCCCGGAGGAGAGGCAGTCAGGAGATGGAACCTCCTTCCCCGAGTCCCCTGACCTCAATCAT ATGACAGGTGTGTACACGGAGCTGGAGAACGTGTACGCAGGGAAGAGTGTGTCTCCGCTGCAGGGGGGCTCCTCAGCGGAGCCCGAGAGGCCGGGACAGACTGAGGCCTACGggcgctctctctcccccctcacACTCCCCCCTCTCACAG GAAACCGTAAGTCCGGCCTGTCGCTGTCGTGGAAGGAGCCTCTCCCCACTCCTGTGTATGAGATCCACCACCAGAGCAGCGTGGACTCCAACCCCTACGTCAGCCTGGAGAGCCCCCCCGCCTCCCCGCAGCCCTTGGACAGCGGCCCGAACACACTGACCCGCCGCAAGAAGCTGTTCACCTTCTCCCGCCCGCCCCGCAGCCGGGACACCGACAAGTTCTTGGACGCCCTGAGCGAGCAGCTCGGGCACCGGATCACTTTGGTGGATGACTTCGTACCCGGCGAGAACGACTatgaggag ATTTATCACGGTGATTGTCATGGTTTCAGAAGAAGAGCTGTGACT ATGAGTTTCCAGGACGACCAGGACCTGGGCTTCATGCCGCGGCAGctcagcagcggcagcagtgaggatcacagcagcagcagtgaggccTCCTACTCCTCCGGATCCGAGCcgatcccacctcctcccacccaGAGCCCGCCACCCCCACCGCCCTTCCAGGCCCTGATACCCCCTCCCATCCAGTTTACTGACCCCCTCCCACCCATCCGCTTCTCCCCCGAGCGCACCCCCCGCAGCCGCATGCCCTTCCAGCCGCACCACCCCATCATCCCCCCGCCCCCTCCGCCTCCGAGGACCCTCATGTCCAGCCGCTCCCCTCGACACAAAGTGCTCCCCACCAGAGAGGACTTGGAGAAACCTCACCAGTGCTTCCAGGCCACCCCCGGCCGCCTCACGCACAGCCACACCACCGTGGGCTCCAGCACCCTGCGCTCCTCGCAGCCGTCCCGCCCCTGCTACCTCCCGCGCCAGCTCAGCCAGCCCCAGCCCATTCGCCAGACGTCCCCCCAGCCCTCCCCTCAGCTGCTGAGGCCGAGCCAGCTCGTCCTGCAGAGGCACCACCAGCTCCACCACCAACACAGTTACCAGGGCCCCCTGCCGCCATCCCTCCAGGAGGACGGCCCCTCGCCGTGCATGAGCCAAGGCCCCGGAGCCTCGGCGCTTCTCTCCCAGCCTCCAGGGTCTCACTCCAGCCTCCCCACTCACAATAAGGTTTATGAAAGTCGACAGGAACACAAGTCACAGCAG GCTGCACCGCCGCCGCCTccgcccctgcccccaccctgTGACCCACCCCCGCTGCCCAAGTCGGGCCAACGTGCCTCGGACGCGAACCACATGAGCGTGAAGAGGCTGCGCTGGGAGCAGGTGGAGAACTCGGAGGGAACCATTTGGGGTCAG CTCGGCGAGGACTCAGACTATGACAAGCTCACTGACATGGTGAAGTTCTTGGACCTTGATCTGCACTTTGGGACTCAGCGCAGATCCA TCTCTCCTCCAGAGCCAGCCTTCCCTCCTGAgaactttaaaaagaaagacgTGGTGGAGATTCTGTCTCATAAGAAAGCCTACAACGCCt CCATCCTCATCGCCCATTTGAAGCTCTCCCCCGGCGAGCTGCGTCAGGTGTTGATGAACATGACCACCAACAGGCTGGAGCCGGCCCACAtcaagcagctgctgctctaCGCCCCCGACGACGACGAGGTGAAGCAGTACGAGCAGTTCGAGCAGGACCCGGCCAAACTGAGCGATCCCGACCAGTTCATTTTCCAG ATGCTGATGGTGCCTGAGTACAAGACTCGCCTGCGGAGCCTCCACTTCAAGACCACGCTGCaggagaggacggaggagaTGAAGGTCGCGTACGATTGCATCTACAAGGCTTCGGTGGAGCTGAGGAGCAGCAAGAAACTGGCCAAAATCCTGGAG tTTGTCCTCGCCATGGGGAACTACCTGAACAACGGGCAGCCGAAGAGCAACAGAACGACCAGTTTTAAGATCAACTTCCTGACCGAG CTAAGCACGACCAAAACCGTGGACGGAAAATCCACCTTTCTCCACATTCTGGCCAAGTCGCTGTGCCAACACTTCCCCGAGCTGCTCAACTTTTCCAGAGACCTCACAACGGTGCCTCTGGCAGCCAAGG